A stretch of DNA from Leptospiraceae bacterium:
TACTTTACCCCCAAAAGCCTTTTGTGTGCACTCTTAACCCATATTTTTGCTATCGTTGACTCTATTGCAAAGAGAAACATTTATAGAAGTTTAAAGGGAGTTACTATTTTTTTTAAATGTTCTTCCTATTTTTTTCCTAGTTTGGTTATTCAGTGTTATATTTCTCTTAAGAATTTTATTGAACAATTTCAAAGACTATATTCTCATTTTTACAATAACATATATCATTCATTCCTTACAAAAAACACAGTACCTACTGCTTTTGCATAAATCGAATAATTATTTTCTTTTAAATACTTTGTAATTTCGTGATTTTCAATTTTACTTAAACTACTTTCTAAAATCTCTATTAAAATAACTTTGGGTTTATATTTTTCAAAGTTATTGGATTTTAAAACATTCAAATCCAATCCCTCAACGTCTATCGTTAAAAAGTCTATGGTTTGATTAGGAGGAATATTTTGATCTAAAACTTCTGCCAATGTAAAAGTTTCAATATCCTTAGTAAAAATAATATGATAGTCATTGTCTGCGCTTTCTCTTTTCTCTGACAACTCCTTTGAAAAACCGTTCAGTGCTGGTTCATTGAATGCATAATAA
This window harbors:
- a CDS encoding FkbM family methyltransferase, with the protein product MIRQILKTILPKGVKDIIINFRNNYFDGYSVKSYSQEGEDIILRKLFGNRKDGFYVDVGAHHPMRFSNTYFFYKLGWNGVNIDAMPGSMKLFNKIRPRDINIEKPISDKKQILTYYAFNEPALNGFSKELSEKRESADNDYHIIFTKDIETFTLAEVLDQNIPPNQTIDFLTIDVEGLDLNVLKSNNFEKYKPKVILIEILESSLSKIENHEITKYLKENNYSIYAKAVGTVFFVRNE